The nucleotide window GCACTGCGTGATTGGGGTTATAGTGACAGCAAAATTGCAGTGGCAATCAATCAGGAGTTTGTACCGCGCTCTACTTACACAGAACGCACACTCAATGCCAACGACCAAATCGATATTGTTCGCCCGGTAGGCGGAGGTTAAGCACATGAATAATGCAACATCAACGTTACCCGCACGCGACTTCACACTGTATGAAGAAACCTTTTCCAGCCGTTTTTTATTGGGCACCGCACTTTACGCATCGCCACAATTAATGCGCGATTCAATTACCCAGTCGCGCTGCGAAATTGTCACACTTGGCTTGCGCCGCCAAAATCCAGCGAATCGCGATGGAGATGCCATTTGGCAATACATACAGGAAAGCGGCTGCCGCTTACTCCCTAATACAGCGGGCTGTAAATCAGTTAAAGAGGCAGTCACGCTTGCAGAAATGTCGCGCGAAATTTTCAATACCGATTGGATAAAACTGGAAGTGGTTGGCGACGATTACAATTTACAACCCGATCCGTTTGGTTTGCTAGAAGCATCAGAAATACTGATTAAAAAAGGGTTCAAAGTATTACCCTACTGCACCGACGATTTAATTTTATGCAAACGTTTGGTGGATGTCGGCTGCGAAGTATTAATGCCGTGGGGGGCACCTATAGGCACCGGGCAAGGTTTATTAAATCGATATAACTTGCGGAGTTTGCGCGAAAGAATCAAGGATGTTCCGATGATTATCGATGCAGGCCTCGGGGCTCCATCACAAGCTGCAGAGGCAATGGAAATGGGCTTTGATGGAATACTGTTAAACACTGCAGTAGCCAAGGCACACAATCCACCGTTAATGGCAGAAGCATTTGCCGATGCTATTGATGCAGGCCGCAAAGCATTTAAAGCAGGTCTGATGCAAAAGCGCCAAACGGCTAGCCCAAGCACACCGACCGTCGGCCAACCATTCTGGCATCAACAATAACAACAAAAATACGTTAGCAAGCAGCGATTTATTTCCATAGAAATTACGAGGTTGGCGGCAATAAAAAGCCGCCAATTTTTTTCAGGCCCACATCTAATTCTCTGGCAACTTTTAGGTTTTTACATTCACCCGAGCTTACATATGCTTGCAACATATGCGTTAAACGATGCAAGTGAAAATTCATTTCCTGCTGTCGCAAAAGTGCATCTTCTACTACTTTATTAATACTAACGCCCTGCTGATTTGCGATACTTTGTAATGATTCCCGCAAATCTTCCTGGAATAACAAGCTGCCTTTAAAAGTCGATGCGATATGCAATACAACGTTTTGCAGGCCATGTAGTTTGCGATCCCCATGGGTATAACCCACATTTGTCAGGATTTCCCTAAGCTCACTAAACCATTGTTGCAAGTTTGCATTTTGTTGCAGCATGCGCTCGGCAAACTCAGGTATCTCACTACCCTCAACAACATTATCCAGTGGAATTTCACTGCGAAAAATCATGGTACTGACAATTTCACAGCCGCGATATAAATATGCTGCGCGGTTTAACTCCAGCACAGGAATAACTTCTCGCCAGCGACGACCATAGGGTTTAAAACGATTGTAATAAATACCCACAATGCTGTCGGCCAAGGCGAGAATTTGCCCAGGCAACGAAATTTCACTTTCTACTTTACCGATTGGATAGCCAGTGCCATCGCAGCGCTCATGATGTTCGCTTACGGCAACAATTAAATCTTCCGAAAATCCGGGAACTTCACGCAGTATTTGGCAGGAAATATCAACATGCGCTTGTAACGTCAGCCATTCATCCGCAGCAAGCTCTTCTTTTGCAAGAATATAGGGTGGAATATGCATCATGCCGAAATCATGAGTAATAGCAGCCCAGAAAATTTGCTGCGTTTCTTCCAGAGGTAAACGCATTTCCTGAGCAATAAAAATCGACCATAACCCAACACTCAGCGTACGCTGAAACAAATTAATCATCTGCGCTGACATCACTGTCAGGCGTTGCTGTACTAGCGGAAAATGTTCCAGCATTTCACTTACAGG belongs to Cellvibrio sp. pealriver and includes:
- a CDS encoding thiazole synthase; the encoded protein is MNNATSTLPARDFTLYEETFSSRFLLGTALYASPQLMRDSITQSRCEIVTLGLRRQNPANRDGDAIWQYIQESGCRLLPNTAGCKSVKEAVTLAEMSREIFNTDWIKLEVVGDDYNLQPDPFGLLEASEILIKKGFKVLPYCTDDLILCKRLVDVGCEVLMPWGAPIGTGQGLLNRYNLRSLRERIKDVPMIIDAGLGAPSQAAEAMEMGFDGILLNTAVAKAHNPPLMAEAFADAIDAGRKAFKAGLMQKRQTASPSTPTVGQPFWHQQ
- a CDS encoding HD-GYP domain-containing protein yields the protein MSYDQPSMLKNASSVWNPLRLDAYDFYLAQLSASNSVTATQDIYSADGRLLISSGDLISRSTLLLLGDVLLASPLSHCVHIQQTMCNSDFLQHLVDTIRNTEFFQSLEERKYPLDSLRPVSEMLEHFPLVQQRLTVMSAQMINLFQRTLSVGLWSIFIAQEMRLPLEETQQIFWAAITHDFGMMHIPPYILAKEELAADEWLTLQAHVDISCQILREVPGFSEDLIVAVSEHHERCDGTGYPIGKVESEISLPGQILALADSIVGIYYNRFKPYGRRWREVIPVLELNRAAYLYRGCEIVSTMIFRSEIPLDNVVEGSEIPEFAERMLQQNANLQQWFSELREILTNVGYTHGDRKLHGLQNVVLHIASTFKGSLLFQEDLRESLQSIANQQGVSINKVVEDALLRQQEMNFHLHRLTHMLQAYVSSGECKNLKVARELDVGLKKIGGFLLPPTS
- the thiS gene encoding sulfur carrier protein ThiS, whose amino-acid sequence is MIQVSVNNEIKSITTATLLSDALRDWGYSDSKIAVAINQEFVPRSTYTERTLNANDQIDIVRPVGGG